One part of the Arabidopsis thaliana chromosome 1 sequence genome encodes these proteins:
- a CDS encoding Insulinase (Peptidase family M16) family protein (Insulinase (Peptidase family M16) family protein; FUNCTIONS IN: metalloendopeptidase activity, catalytic activity, zinc ion binding, metal ion binding; INVOLVED IN: proteolysis; LOCATED IN: cellular_component unknown; EXPRESSED IN: 23 plant structures; EXPRESSED DURING: 13 growth stages; CONTAINS InterPro DOMAIN/s: Peptidase M16, zinc-binding site (InterPro:IPR001431), Peptidase M16, C-terminal (InterPro:IPR007863), Peptidase M16, N-terminal (InterPro:IPR011765), Metalloenzyme, LuxS/M16 peptidase-like, metal-binding (InterPro:IPR011249), Peptidase M16, core (InterPro:IPR011237); BEST Arabidopsis thaliana protein match is: Insulinase (Peptidase family M16) family protein (TAIR:AT2G41790.1); Has 36039 Blast hits to 19499 proteins in 2240 species: Archae - 83; Bacteria - 7236; Metazoa - 10750; Fungi - 4343; Plants - 1987; Viruses - 664; Other Eukaryotes - 10976 (source: NCBI BLink).), which produces MSSMKSVSALDNVVVKSPNDRRLYRVIELENGLCALLIHDPDIYPEGSVPDQIDEDDEDGEEEDSDGSSEDDDDDEDDEEDGEGDEEDEDEDEDEVKGKGDHQTKKAAAAMCVSMGSFLDPPEAQGLAHFLEHMLFMGSTEFPDENEYDSYLSKHGGSSNAYTEMEHTCYHFEVKREFLQGALKRFSQFFVAPLMKTEAMEREVLAVDSEFNQALQNDACRLQQLQCYTSAKGHPFNRFAWGNKKSLSGAMENGVDLRECIVKLYKEYYHGGLMKLVVIGGESLDMLESWVVELFGDVKNGSKIRPTLEAEGPIWKGGKLYRLEAVKDVHILDLTWTLPPLRSAYVKKPEDYLAHLLGHEGRGSLHSFLKAKGWATSLSAGVGDDGINRSSLAYVFGMSIHLTDSGLEKIYDIIGYIYQYLKLLRDVSPQEWIFKELQDIGNMDFRFAEEQPADDYAAELSENMLAYPVEHVIYGDYVYQTWDPKLIEDLMGFFTPQNMRIDVVSKSIKSEEFQQEPWFGSSYIEEDVPLSLMESWSNPSEVDNSLHLPSKNQFIPCDFSIRAINSDVDPKSQSPPRCIIDEPFMKFWYKLDETFKVPRANTYFRINLKGAYASVKNCLLTELYINLLKDELNEIIYQASIAKLETSLSMYGDKLELKVYGFNEKIPALLSKILAIAKSFMPNLERFKVIKENMERGFRNTNMKPLNHSTYLRLQLLCKRIYDSDEKLSVLNDLSLDDLNSFIPELRSQIFIEALCHGNLSEDEAVNISNIFKDSLTVEPLPSKCRHGEQITCFPMGAKLVRDVNVKNKSETNSVVELYYQIEPEEAQSTRTKAVLDLFHEIIEEPLFNQLRTKEQLGYVVECGPRLTYRVHGFCFCVQSSKYGPVHLLGRVDNFIKDIEGLLEQLDDESYEDYRSGMIARLLEKDPSLLSETNDLWSQIVDKRYMFDFSHKEAEELRSIQKKDVISWYKTYFRESSPKCRRLAVRVWGCDTNMKETQTDQKAVQVIADAVAFKSTSKFYPSLC; this is translated from the exons ATGTCTTCAATGAAATCCGTCTCGGCTTTGGACAATGTAGTGGTGAAGTCACCAAACGATCGGAGGTTATACAGAGTGATTGAATTGGAGAATGGATTGTGTGCTCTGCTCATTCACGATCCAGATATTTACCCCGAAGGCTCTGTTCCGGATcaaattgatgaagatgacgaggacggtgaagaagaagatagtgaCGGGAGctctgaagatgatgatgatgatgaagatgatgaggaagatggggaaggagatgaagaagatgaggatgaggatgaagatgaagtgAAAGGGAAAGGGGATCATCAGACCAAAAAG GCTGCTGCAGCTATGTGTGTTTCAATGGGAAGCTTCTTGGATCCTCCGGAGGCACAAGGCCTGGCTCACTTTCTTg AACACATGCTTTTTATGGGTAGCACTGAGTTCCCCGATGAGAATGAA TATGATAGTTACTTGTCTAAGCATGGTGGATCCTCTAACGCATACACAGAAATGGAGCATACATGCTATCACTTCGAAGTCAAGAGAGAATTTCTTCAAGGGGCCTTGAAAAG ATTCTCTCAGTTTTTTGTTGCACCGCTCATGAAGACTGAAGCTATGGAACGGGAAGTCCTGGCCGTTGATTCAG AATTTAACCAGGCCCTCCAAAATGATGCATGTCGCCTGCAACAACTTCAGTGCTATACATCTGCAAAGGGTCATCCTTTTAATAGGTTTGCATGGG GTAACAAGAAGAGCTTAAGTGGTGCAATGGAAAATGGGGTTGATCTACGGGAATGTATTGTGAAATTATACAAGGAATATTACCATGGTGGACTGATGAAGCTCGTTGTCATTGGGGGAG AATCTCTCGACATGCTTGAAAGTTGGGTTGTAGAACTATTTGGTGATGTCAAAAACGGATCCAAAATCAGGCCAACTCTGGAGGCAGAAGGTCCTATTTGGAAAGGCGGTAAGTTATATCGCCTAGAGGCGGTTAAAGATGTTCATATACTTGATTTGACATGGACTCTCCCTCCTCTTCGCTCTGCCTATGTGAAGAAGCCGGAAGACTACCTAGCACATCTATTAGGACATG AGGGTAGAGGAAGTCTGCATTCATTCCTCAAAGCCAAGGGTTGGGCAACCTCACTGTCTGCTGGTGTTGGGGATGATGGAATCAACCGCTCGTCTCTAGCATATGTGTTCGGCATGTCCATACATCTCACTGACTCTGGTTTAGAGAAG ATTTATGACATCATTGGTTACATCTATCAATATCTCAAGTTATTGCGTGATGTGTCACCACAAGAATGGATATTCAAGGAACTCCAAGATATTGGGAACATGGACTTCAGATTTGCTGAGGAGCAGCCGGCAGATGATTATGCTGCTGAGCTCTCAG AGAATATGCTTGCTTATCCAGTGGAGCACGTTATTTATGGTGATTATGTGTACCAGACATGGGATCCAAAATTGATAGAAGATCTTATGGGTTTTTTCACACCTCAGAACATGAGGATTGATGTTGTTTCGAAATCCATCAAGTCGGAAG AGTTCCAACAAGAACCTTGGTTCGGTTCTAGTTACATAGAGGAAGATGTTCCATTGTCTTTGATGGAATCATGGAGCAATCCTTCAGAAGTAGATAACTCTTTACATCTCCCCTCGAAAAACCAATTCATCCCTTGTGATTTTTCGATCCGAGCCATTAACTCTGATGTGGATCCCAAAAGTCAGTCTCCTCCGAGATGTATAATTGATGAACCGTTCATGAAATTCTGGTACAAGCTTGACGAAACTTTTAAGGTTCCTCGTGCAAATACATACTTCCGCATAAATTTGAAGGGGGCATATGCCAGTGTGAAGAACTGCCTTTTGAcagaattatatattaacCTTCTGAAAGATGAGCTTAATGAGATCATCTACCAG GCCAGTATAGCAAAACTTGAAACTTCTTTATCTATGTATGGTGATAAGCTAGAGCTTAAAGTGTATGGCTTTAATGAGAAAATTCCAGCTCTTCTATCAAAAATCTTAGCCATAGCCAAATCCTTCATGCCAAACCTGGAGCGATTTAAG GttatcaaagaaaacatgGAGAGAGGGTTTAGGAATACTAATATGAAGCCTTTGAACCATTCTACATACTTGAGACTGCAACTCTTGTGTAAACGGATCTATGACAGCGATGAAAAGTTGTCTGTACTAAATGATTTGTCTCTCGATGATCTCAACAGCTTTATTCCTGAACTCCGCTCTCAG ATATTTATTGAGGCTCTATGTCATGGTAATTTGTCCGAAGACGAAGCAGTGAACAtatcaaacattttcaaaGACAGTTTGACGGTTGAACCACTCCCAAGCAAATGTAGACATGGTGAACAGATAACATGTTTCCCTATGGGTGCCAAACTTGTGAGAGATGTCAATGTGAAGAACAAATCTGAAACAAACTCAGTAGTCGAG CTTTACTATCAAATCGAGCCTGAAGAAGCTCAATCAACGAGAACGAAAGCTGTGCTGGATCTCTTTCATGAAATCATAGAAGAGCCATTGTTCAATCAGTTGAG GACAAAGGAGCAGCTTGGTTATGTTGTCGAGTGTGGCCCTCGCTTAACGTATCGTGTGCACGGTTTCTGTTTCTGTGTTCAATCTTCTAAGTACGGTCCAGTTCATTTGCTGGGGAGAGTTGACAATTTCATAAAAGATATCGAAGGGCTTCTG GAACAACTGGATGATGAATCCTATGAAGATTACCGAAGTGGTATGATTGCTAGATTGCTGGAAAAGGATCCCTCTCTCTTGTCCGAGACAAATGACTTATGGAGTCAGATTGTTGACAAAAG GTACATGTTTGATTTCTCCcacaaagaagcagaagaactAAGAAGTATACAGAAGAAAGATGTGATCAGTTGGTACAAAACCTATTTCAGAGAATCATCACCCAAATGTCGTAGGCTTGCGGTAAGGGTTTGGGGATGCGATACCAATATGAAAGAAACTCAAACAGATCAAAAGGCGGTGCAGGTCATCGCAGACGCAGTGGCTTTCAAGTCAACTTCTAAGTTTTACCCCAGCCTTTGCTAA
- the TRFL7 gene encoding TRF-like 7 (TRF-like 7 (TRFL7); FUNCTIONS IN: DNA binding, sequence-specific DNA binding transcription factor activity; INVOLVED IN: response to jasmonic acid stimulus, response to salicylic acid stimulus; EXPRESSED IN: cultured cell; CONTAINS InterPro DOMAIN/s: SANT, DNA-binding (InterPro:IPR001005), Homeodomain-like (InterPro:IPR009057), Myb, DNA-binding (InterPro:IPR014778), HTH transcriptional regulator, Myb-type, DNA-binding (InterPro:IPR017930), Homeodomain-related (InterPro:IPR012287); BEST Arabidopsis thaliana protein match is: myb-like HTH transcriptional regulator family protein (TAIR:AT5G58340.2); Has 82 Blast hits to 80 proteins in 22 species: Archae - 0; Bacteria - 0; Metazoa - 5; Fungi - 5; Plants - 66; Viruses - 0; Other Eukaryotes - 6 (source: NCBI BLink).) has protein sequence MALSQWKEAILEGIFMEIEDGIVEEKNLERLENLVEILHKEGSKVPKSVTEAYCKVAVECTVKCLAYEKDAKKAYTEAIKTIWLGRIMPLCDKVSCLVTLDLLKCCRRLWKAHTDDKACKTLMDEDTRDKALVCLRKVVLDLNPNLVLENLNMDESDEIESSEESEETESMVEAREGVGNQNSQASEAMEEDDQESLLDTELERPTSGGSKAVYVPSQFNPIPSAVVDRALRKLRASKIELMKALEKGRPSNLNNETITEQENDVANPSATNAAPRPSLMEPRSTAHTYEWNDSIDDSDGEMGDDIERINKSKRKRIVVSPLKRNRCSEGARRPKLPWSTAETLAVLKGYEKYGANWKRIKDENPVLVRRTNGDIKDKFRVEMRREERRH, from the exons ATGGCACTCTCGCAGTGGAAGGAAGCTATACTCGAAGGGATTTTCATGGAGATTGAGGATGGTATTgtggaagagaagaatctCGAGCGATTAGAGAATCTTGTGGAGATTTTACACAAAGAAGGTTCTAAAGTACCCAAATCAGTCACGGAAGCGTATTGTAAAGTAGCTGTGGAGTGCACAGTGAAGTGTCTCGCTTATGAGAAAGATGCAAAAAAGGCTTACACCGAAGCAATCAAAACGATATGGCTCGGTAGGATTATGCCTTTATGCGATAAGGTTAGTTGTTTGGTTACTCTTGACCTCTTGAAATGCTGTCGAAGATTATGGAAGGCCCACACTGACGACAAGGCTTGTAAGACACTGATGGATGAAGATACAAGAGACAAAgctttggtttgtttgagGAAGGTTGTTTTAGATTTGAATCCCAATCTTGTTTTAGAGAATCTCAACATGGATGAATCGGATGAGATTGAATCTAgtgaagaatctgaagagaCAGAATCAATGGTTGAAGCAAGAGAGGGCGTGGGTAATCAGAACAGTCAGGCGTCTGAAGCTATGGAAGAAGACGACCAAG AGAGCCTCTTAGATACTGAACTGGAAAGACCTACTTCTGGAGGGTCAAAAGCTGTATATGTACCCAGTCAATTCAATCCCATTCCATCTGCAGTTGTTGACAGAGCGCTCAGAAAGCTGAGAGCTAGTAAAATCGAGCTAATGAAAGCTTTAGAAAAAGGAAGACcttcaaatttaaacaatGAGACGATTACAGAACAAGAAAACGATGTTGCTAATCCTTCTGCAACAAACGCTGCACCAAGGCCTAGCTTGATGGAGCCACGTAGCACAGCACACACTTATGAA tgGAATGACTCCATTGATGATTCAGATGGAGAAATGGGCGATGACATTGAAAGgattaataaatcaaaacgtAAAAGAATTGTCGTGTCTCCTTTGAAAAGAAACCGATGTTCAGAAGGTGCTAGAAGGCCAAAACTTCCTTGGAGTACTGCAGAAACGCTGGCCGTACTCAAAGGCTATGAAAA GTATGGTGCAAACTGGAAACGGATCAAAGATGAGAATCCAGTTCTAGTGCGCAGAACTAAT GGTGATATTAAAGATAAATTTCGAGTTGAGATGAGACGTGAAGAGCGCCGTCATTGA